In Benincasa hispida cultivar B227 chromosome 8, ASM972705v1, whole genome shotgun sequence, the sequence ACTTGAGAACTAATGTAGCAGCATTGCCTCCAACACAGTTAAATCCCAAAGCAGGTTCAGGAAGGTTAGCCTAGCAtgtaattaaatcattttagtgaaaaaaaatcaagaaactaAGAGCAACCATGCTAACAGCAGAAGTTTATTGGACGTCTTTTTATAACCGTCCTCAGTTTCTCAGCTTCTTCTAGcaccaaaattcaaatttgtatGGAAAATGTTCTCTAATCTAGTAGGTTTTGTTTTCCCTTCAAAAACTGCAAAATTTACCAATTTCTTCTCCCTTCATTTCTGGATATCTGGTAGAATTTTTCTTTTGCACTCTCGAGAACATAAAACATATAGCAACTTTGTTTCTCCCATTATTTTGGGCTACAGCAGTCTCATTGTATTTCCATATAATTCTTAAAAACATGCCTTCTGAACTCACTCCAAGTTAGTTGTTACCCTACAAACTATAATAGGAAAAATCGTTCAGCATACCAAGAGGCTCTTAACATTCTTAACTTCAAGCTGACTCTCACTGAAAACTTCATCAGCTCCAAGTCTCTTGAGTTTTTCTTTTGATTCGTCAGACCCTGCCCTACAATAAGCAAAGCAAAAGATGGTAATAACGGTAGAACTCTTTTAAGATTGCTCAACTGAAAGACAAACTATGGATAAAATTTAACTATAGTGacttcaaatataaaatatagataCACGTAAAAACATATGTAGATTCCCACAAGTTTAAAAAGGAGAAACAATGTAGTTGATCCTCAGCACCTATCACGTATAATATTTATGCTATGGATGCCGCGAATCTCAGCAAGCTGAATGATACATTGTCCAACTATGCTTGTCGCTCCATTTTGGACAACCGAGTCTCCTATCAAAACCCTAGAACTGATTAAACATTAGTTGATAAAGAGGGAAAAAGCGTCAAAATTTCTGCAATAACCATACCTGGTTTTAAAGAGACAAAATCCTCCAACATTCTCAGAGCAGTCAAAGGATTAACCGTTATAGTAGCAGCATATTCCATGGGTACTTCCTTGTTGATTTTGTGCCAAACACTCTGATCTTTCACAACATAAGTCTGCCATGTCCCTAAGTACAGAAATCATCAAATGACATCAAGCAATATTGATATGAACCAAGGAATCTCATTTCCTTCGTATGAAGTTGAAGATAAAGTGCCAAGAACAAATACTACATGTCCAAATTCACAATGAAAAGAAGTTGTATTAAGTGAAGTCAAGTGGAATTTAAGAAGAATCAAGTGTCATTTATGGAACAAAGACTTCAAGTGGGACTTCATAACTCATGGATGGTTCCAAATTTATAGGTTgctaattaaaattgaataaattcggatttataatattttaaatgtaattaaattttaagtcttttcaTTTGTCTTTTATGTTACATTTACATGATGGCCAATTATGGTTATAAAGTGTGAGAGTTATAACCTTTGAATTGCCTCCTAGAATATCCGGGGTCTTGTTTTGAGGCTATATAAACCTATGTAATTGTATTGACATGatagaaaaattttgaaatgtagAATTTTGGGTCTTAAACCTTGAAAGCTTTTaagctttgttttttttttttttgcatgttttATGAAATGTTTTATAGAGATTAGATTTTCAAGCCCCATAAATTACTGTTCATGAGTTCACAATTATAGAGTCAATCCAATTGTACGTTAGTAGATAAGACACCAAAGTTCACAGTTATGGAAGAATAAACTACttcaataattataaaaacaGATTGCTCATTACAAACTCATTGCCCAAACTAATTGCCTTCAAATACCATGGTATGGGACTGAACATTAtccataaaactaaaattttaaagtttctcCTTTACCTATTTTTGGGGTTAAAGAGCAGGGGTATACCAGAAGAAGGTGGAGATGGGATAACCCAATCACCAGGTGAAAGACCCTGAACGGCGGAGCCCACTGAATGCACTTCTCCAACTCCCTCATACCCTCCGACTGCCGGCACTTCCGGCCTCACAGGGTATATACCTAAAATTCCTCAAAAACCCTAACATCAGCATCATAATCTAAGAAACCCTTCTACCGCAGAAAAGCAGAAAAATCACTACAACTCTATATGAACAAGAATCAATTGCTTCGTAAGTAACAAGCAATGTCATACCTTCAATGCGGTTTATATCGGATGGGTTGATTGGAGCCGCCAGCATTTTCACACAGACGTCGTTGGCTTTCATTTCAACCGGCGGTAAGTTAACCACTCTGCAACAGACCAAAGGCTTCCCGATTGTAAAGAGAAAAGGTTTCTGAGTGAACATAAGTTAAAATCGAGAAGAACGATCA encodes:
- the LOC120082538 gene encoding enoyl-[acyl-carrier-protein] reductase, mitochondrial is translated as MALVALKFINGSRLALHRTHTPANSRTIRAFSAIMSPPSTAVVYDLHGPPDTVTRVVNLPPVEMKANDVCVKMLAAPINPSDINRIEGIYPVRPEVPAVGGYEGVGEVHSVGSAVQGLSPGDWVIPSPPSSGTWQTYVVKDQSVWHKINKEVPMEYAATITVNPLTALRMLEDFVSLKPGDSVVQNGATSIVGQCIIQLAEIRGIHSINIIRDRAGSDESKEKLKRLGADEVFSESQLEVKNVKSLLANLPEPALGFNCVGGNAATLVLKFLRQGGTMVTYGGMSKKPITVSTSSFIFKDLSLRGFWLQKLMGIDKAKESRKLIDYLLDLARQKKLKYEMEMVPFDNFHIALNKALGKQGSQPKQVIKF